The Flavobacterium commune genome contains a region encoding:
- a CDS encoding META domain-containing protein, translated as MKHYLTTISLFSLSLLFTSCCTSKKSISENTVSPKESTEIVEKYWKLIEIRGQKVTADDFASKEPHLILKSADNRVTGNGGCNSFFGTYELQANKNRISFSKMGSTKMACMKPTVEDAFLNVLETVDNYTVKNDTLQLNKARMAPMAKFVAVYLK; from the coding sequence ATGAAACACTACTTAACCACAATTAGTTTATTTTCTTTATCTCTATTATTTACTTCTTGCTGTACCAGCAAAAAATCGATTTCAGAAAACACTGTTTCTCCAAAAGAATCTACTGAAATAGTAGAAAAATACTGGAAATTAATTGAAATTAGAGGTCAAAAAGTAACTGCCGACGATTTTGCTTCCAAAGAACCTCATCTAATTTTGAAATCAGCGGATAATAGAGTCACTGGAAATGGCGGATGTAATTCTTTTTTTGGAACTTATGAACTTCAAGCCAACAAAAACCGAATTTCTTTTTCAAAAATGGGTTCTACAAAAATGGCCTGCATGAAACCTACTGTTGAAGATGCTTTCTTAAACGTATTGGAAACGGTAGATAATTACACTGTAAAAAACGATACCTTACAATTAAACAAAGCCCGAATGGCTCCGATGGCCAAATTTGTAGCTGTATATCTTAAATAA
- a CDS encoding (Fe-S)-binding protein: protein MKVGLFIPCYVDQFYPQIGIASLELLQKFGCEVSFPMDQTCCGQPMANSGYAHLTGGCDSNFVANFSEFDYIVCPSGSCTLHVKDHLHSKENEAAATHIRNNVYELTEFLTDVLKVESIEGNFPYRVGMHQSCHGQRGLKLSQMTELNAAPFSKPEQLLSKIKGLDLVSLSRKDECCGFGGTFCVTEEAVSVKMGQDRIEDHKKHQVDYITGGDMSCLMHLEGILKRQKSNIKVIHIAEILNSI, encoded by the coding sequence ATGAAAGTTGGACTTTTTATACCTTGCTATGTGGATCAGTTTTATCCACAAATAGGTATTGCAAGCTTGGAATTATTACAAAAATTTGGATGCGAAGTGAGTTTTCCAATGGATCAAACCTGCTGTGGACAGCCGATGGCAAACAGCGGTTATGCTCATTTAACAGGAGGATGTGATAGTAATTTTGTAGCTAATTTTTCTGAATTTGATTACATCGTTTGCCCATCAGGAAGTTGTACGCTACATGTGAAGGATCACCTTCATTCTAAGGAGAATGAAGCTGCTGCTACACATATTAGAAATAATGTGTACGAACTTACAGAATTTCTAACCGATGTATTGAAGGTAGAATCTATCGAAGGAAATTTTCCTTATCGTGTAGGAATGCACCAAAGTTGTCACGGTCAACGTGGATTGAAATTATCGCAAATGACAGAGTTAAATGCGGCTCCTTTTTCTAAACCGGAACAATTACTGAGTAAAATTAAAGGTTTGGATTTAGTATCCTTAAGCAGAAAAGATGAATGTTGTGGTTTTGGAGGTACTTTTTGTGTCACCGAAGAGGCAGTTTCAGTAAAAATGGGACAAGACCGTATAGAAGATCACAAAAAACACCAGGTAGATTACATTACTGGTGGAGATATGTCCTGCTTAATGCACTTAGAAGGAATTCTAAAAAGACAAAAAAGCAATATTAAAGTAATTCACATTGCAGAAATTTTAAACTCAATATGA
- a CDS encoding lactate utilization protein B: MKENTIDHSHAAAIFNKDVERVNWHDDTLWFVRSKRDKSAHAIPEWETLRETASNIKNNVLSNMHHYLQEFEAKAKENGIIVHWAADGAEHNKIVHSIIAKHGVTQMVKSKSMLTEECHLNEYLADNGVEVIDSDLGEFIVQLRKEPPSHIVLPAIHLKKEDVSNTFHEHLGTEKGNNNPQYLTEAARKELRDTFLTRKVALTGVNFAVAETGEFVVCTNEGNADMGAHLADVHIACMGFEKLIPERKHLGVFLRLLARSATGQPITTFSSHFKKPREGQEMHIVIVDNGRSTQLGREEFRNSLKCIRCGACMNTCPVYRRSGGHSYHNAVAGPIGSILAPNLDMKKNADLPFASTLCGSCTNVCPVKIDIHDQLYKWRQVLVKEGYTPSSKTMAMKGMSAVLANPSVFKIAGKAGRFVMKNLPFMVNNNLNAWYKQREMPAPPEESFREWYARKAKESKDKK; encoded by the coding sequence ATGAAAGAAAATACAATAGATCATAGTCACGCAGCGGCTATTTTTAATAAAGATGTGGAACGTGTAAACTGGCATGATGATACGCTTTGGTTTGTTCGTTCAAAAAGAGATAAATCAGCTCATGCTATCCCAGAGTGGGAAACGCTTCGTGAGACAGCCTCAAATATTAAAAACAATGTGCTTTCAAACATGCATCACTATTTGCAGGAGTTTGAGGCCAAAGCAAAAGAAAACGGAATTATTGTGCATTGGGCTGCTGATGGAGCAGAACACAATAAAATAGTGCATTCGATTATTGCTAAGCATGGTGTTACCCAAATGGTAAAATCAAAATCAATGCTTACCGAAGAATGTCATTTGAATGAATATTTAGCAGACAATGGAGTTGAAGTAATTGATTCCGATTTAGGGGAATTTATTGTTCAATTAAGAAAAGAACCACCAAGCCATATCGTATTGCCTGCTATTCACCTTAAAAAAGAAGATGTAAGTAATACTTTTCACGAACATCTTGGAACAGAAAAAGGAAATAACAATCCACAATATTTAACAGAAGCGGCTCGAAAAGAATTAAGAGATACTTTCTTAACTAGAAAAGTAGCCCTTACAGGAGTGAATTTTGCAGTTGCTGAAACGGGTGAATTTGTGGTTTGTACCAATGAAGGAAATGCCGACATGGGCGCGCATCTTGCTGATGTTCATATTGCCTGTATGGGATTTGAAAAATTAATTCCAGAGCGCAAACACCTGGGTGTATTTCTAAGACTTTTGGCACGAAGTGCAACAGGTCAGCCAATTACAACTTTTTCTAGTCATTTTAAAAAACCAAGAGAAGGTCAGGAAATGCACATTGTGATTGTTGATAATGGCAGAAGTACACAATTAGGACGTGAAGAGTTTAGAAATTCATTGAAATGTATCCGTTGTGGGGCTTGTATGAATACTTGTCCGGTTTACAGAAGAAGTGGAGGACACAGTTACCACAATGCGGTTGCAGGTCCTATTGGTTCTATTTTAGCGCCAAACTTAGACATGAAAAAGAATGCCGATTTGCCTTTTGCAAGTACCTTATGTGGTTCTTGTACTAATGTATGTCCGGTAAAAATTGATATTCATGACCAATTGTACAAATGGCGTCAGGTATTGGTGAAAGAAGGCTATACGCCATCTTCTAAAACAATGGCTATGAAAGGAATGTCGGCTGTTTTAGCTAATCCATCAGTTTTTAAAATTGCAGGAAAAGCAGGTCGATTTGTAATGAAGAATTTGCCTTTTATGGTAAACAACAATCTTAATGCCTGGTACAAGCAAAGAGAAATGCCAGCACCGCCAGAAGAATCATTTAGAGAATGGTATGCCAGAAAAGCAAAAGAATCTAAAGACAAAAAATAA
- a CDS encoding TIM barrel protein, whose amino-acid sequence MILDSNKIAAHNDGLYTAHKNKLVFTASEIAETEAIIKKLVDFQIAIPSWALGTGGTRFGRFPGGGEPRSLEEKIEDVGLLHALNNASGAISLHIPWDIPSDRNAIKALAAQHGLKFDAVNSNTFQDQADSQYSYKFGSLQNVNKSIRKQAVQHNIDVIQQGVELGSDSLTVWLADGSCFPGQLNFRKAYENTLESLQEIYEAMPSNWKLFLEYKCAEPNFYSTTVADWGQSYSYVKKLGDRAKTLVDLGHHLPNANIEQIVSILLMEDKLGGFHFNDSKYGDDDLTAGALKPYQLFLIFNELVEGMDARGMNHATDLGWMIDASHNVKDPMEDLLQSVEAIMIAYAQALSVDRKALEIAQNENDVVKAQEILQNAFRTDVRALVAEARLRAGAALNPVALYRQLGVRDALIGARGLKTVATGL is encoded by the coding sequence ATGATATTAGATTCTAATAAAATTGCTGCTCATAATGATGGGCTTTATACAGCACATAAAAATAAATTAGTTTTCACAGCTTCTGAAATAGCTGAAACTGAAGCGATCATTAAAAAATTAGTCGATTTCCAAATCGCTATCCCTTCATGGGCTTTAGGAACTGGAGGAACTCGTTTTGGACGTTTTCCAGGTGGTGGAGAGCCTCGTTCATTAGAAGAAAAAATCGAAGATGTAGGTTTGTTACACGCTTTGAACAATGCTTCCGGAGCTATCTCTTTACACATTCCTTGGGATATCCCTTCTGATCGTAATGCTATCAAAGCTTTGGCTGCTCAACACGGTTTGAAATTTGACGCTGTTAACTCTAACACGTTTCAGGATCAGGCTGATAGCCAATATTCTTATAAATTTGGTTCTTTACAAAACGTAAACAAATCAATCCGTAAGCAAGCGGTTCAACACAATATCGATGTTATCCAGCAAGGTGTTGAGTTAGGTTCTGACTCGTTAACTGTATGGTTAGCTGATGGATCTTGCTTCCCTGGACAATTGAATTTCCGTAAAGCTTACGAAAATACATTGGAAAGTTTACAGGAAATCTACGAGGCTATGCCTTCTAACTGGAAATTATTCTTAGAGTACAAATGTGCTGAGCCTAATTTCTATTCTACTACAGTTGCAGATTGGGGACAATCTTACTCTTATGTGAAAAAATTAGGAGACAGAGCTAAAACTTTGGTTGATTTAGGTCACCACCTTCCAAATGCTAATATCGAGCAAATTGTTTCTATCTTATTGATGGAAGATAAATTAGGAGGTTTCCACTTTAACGATTCTAAATACGGTGATGACGATTTAACTGCAGGTGCATTAAAACCTTACCAATTATTCTTAATATTCAATGAATTAGTTGAAGGTATGGATGCAAGAGGAATGAACCACGCAACTGACTTAGGTTGGATGATCGATGCTTCTCACAACGTAAAAGATCCAATGGAAGATTTATTACAATCTGTTGAGGCTATCATGATTGCTTATGCTCAGGCTCTTTCTGTAGACAGAAAAGCTTTAGAAATTGCTCAAAACGAAAATGACGTAGTTAAAGCTCAGGAAATTTTGCAAAATGCTTTCCGTACAGATGTTCGCGCATTAGTTGCTGAGGCTCGTTTACGTGCAGGAGCTGCGCTTAATCCGGTTGCATTATACCGTCAGTTAGGTGTACGTGATGCTTTAATTGGAGCAAGAGGATTGAAAACTGTAGCAACAGGATTGTAG
- a CDS encoding OsmC family protein — MGFKHLFKAKLNWTSVPKETNSNSKKYSKTHQIAIEGKAILDVSAAKAFKGDPALYNPEDLLLSSVVSCHMMSYLYVCSQNDITVVSYQDDAEATLEVSENGSGRFIEIRLYPKVIIKEKEKIEEALNLHTKANELCFIANSCNFPIVHFAECEAE, encoded by the coding sequence ATGGGATTTAAACATTTATTTAAAGCAAAATTAAATTGGACTTCGGTTCCAAAAGAAACGAATTCAAATTCAAAAAAATACAGTAAAACACATCAAATTGCCATTGAAGGAAAAGCAATATTAGATGTTTCGGCAGCCAAAGCATTCAAAGGAGATCCTGCTTTGTATAATCCGGAAGATTTATTGTTGAGCAGTGTGGTTTCTTGTCACATGATGTCTTATTTGTACGTTTGTTCACAAAACGATATTACGGTAGTTTCTTATCAAGATGACGCTGAGGCAACTCTTGAAGTTTCTGAAAATGGTTCGGGACGTTTTATAGAAATTCGTTTATATCCTAAGGTAATCATAAAAGAAAAAGAAAAAATAGAGGAAGCTTTAAATTTGCACACAAAGGCAAATGAACTTTGTTTTATTGCGAATTCCTGCAATTTTCCCATTGTACATTTCGCTGAATGTGAAGCAGAATAA
- a CDS encoding LutC/YkgG family protein, with the protein MSSRDSILSKIKNNQPTSVNELPSLSFLGLDKIDVIETYKTVLKGIGGFCEEVSSLDEVKAYIAAHYPSDKRKITTIQELADIAETEWTNDDPHSLQNVELAIVKAHFGVAENSALWVTDAILGQRVSPFIPQYLSIIVNKKDILPFMQQAYERIGDLDYGFGTFIAGPSKTADIEQSLVLGAHGARGLTVFLMN; encoded by the coding sequence ATGAGCAGTAGAGACAGTATTTTAAGTAAAATCAAAAACAATCAGCCTACATCAGTGAACGAATTGCCTAGTCTTAGTTTTTTAGGATTAGACAAAATTGATGTAATTGAGACTTATAAAACAGTACTAAAAGGTATTGGAGGATTTTGTGAGGAAGTGAGTAGTTTAGATGAAGTCAAAGCCTACATTGCTGCGCATTATCCATCAGATAAAAGAAAGATTACTACAATTCAGGAATTAGCTGATATTGCTGAAACCGAATGGACAAATGATGATCCACATAGTTTACAAAATGTAGAATTAGCAATTGTGAAAGCACATTTTGGTGTGGCTGAGAATTCAGCACTTTGGGTAACGGATGCTATTTTAGGGCAAAGAGTTTCTCCTTTTATTCCTCAATATTTATCCATAATTGTCAATAAAAAAGATATTCTTCCCTTTATGCAACAAGCTTATGAGCGTATAGGTGATTTAGATTATGGTTTTGGAACTTTTATAGCAGGACCTTCTAAAACGGCCGATATTGAGCAATCATTAGTTTTGGGAGCTCATGGAGCAAGAGGATTGACCGTTTTTTTGATGAATTAA
- a CDS encoding TonB-dependent receptor, with translation MKIAHVQKFLCSLLLLSTISVIGQQGNGKINGKISLSDNTPAESVAIALKDTKYSTNANHNGQYEIKNIKPGNYTLVINGIGIKSISENITIRNNQTLLKNFKLTESKEELNEVIVKRNKYKQDKPSLSLRLNTPVLEIPQNVQIISGQTLKDQQITSMSDGVIRNVSGAVRLEHWGDLYTNITMRGSQIQAFRNGFNVVSSFWGPLTEDMSFVDHIEFVKGPAGFMLSSGDPSGLYNVVTKKPTGITKGEVNLMGGSFDFYRASIDLDGKLDKKGKLLYRFNAMGQNKGSHRSFEQNDRYVIAPVISYQLDDKTKITAEYNYQRANMTEVGSYYVFGKDGYATTPRNFTMTQPGLPDTKINDHSAYFLFEHNFNSKWKLTAQTSYFKYMQQGYSSWPAAVGPLSIDTNNDNIPDTQVLDSGEIIRGVSIWDADSNMYLGQLFVNGKFNTGSVTHKVLGGIDLGSKDYMADWGQSHALDTFEDPFNVNNPDYGTPANGMPNFDRETPLKERAGGLYGSEYAAGYIQDEMGFFENKIRLTLAARYTWINQTSSYSAPASDSHITPRAGLSISLTPNTAIYGLYDQAFTPQAGIVREGSVKPLTGNNVEFGIKRDWFDGAWSTTFSAYSILKKNELTADPANTPGQNFSVVLGEKRARGIEVDLRGKIVEGLNLIANYAFTESTVKSSNVPSIVAGSTVPGFAKHTANAWLNYTVVNGKLKGLGASIGVTYLAGRQTDTWSVGLEKLPNYFKMDGGLSYETGKLKFTANMFNILDKYLYSGSYYAWLGAYYWQSEAPRNIRVGVTYKF, from the coding sequence ATGAAAATAGCTCACGTCCAAAAATTCTTATGTTCATTACTACTACTGAGTACAATCAGCGTTATAGGACAACAAGGAAACGGTAAAATAAATGGTAAAATTTCATTAAGTGACAACACCCCTGCCGAAAGTGTTGCCATTGCTCTAAAAGATACTAAATACAGTACCAATGCCAATCATAATGGACAATATGAAATTAAAAACATCAAACCCGGAAATTATACACTAGTTATTAATGGAATAGGAATAAAATCCATTTCAGAAAACATTACAATACGCAACAATCAAACACTTCTAAAAAACTTCAAACTAACGGAAAGCAAAGAAGAACTAAATGAAGTAATTGTTAAAAGAAATAAATACAAACAGGACAAACCTTCCTTATCGCTGCGTTTAAATACACCTGTATTAGAAATACCTCAAAATGTGCAAATTATTAGTGGTCAAACATTAAAAGACCAACAAATTACCAGCATGAGTGATGGTGTAATCCGAAATGTGAGTGGCGCTGTTCGTTTAGAACATTGGGGTGATTTGTACACCAATATCACTATGAGAGGTTCCCAAATACAGGCTTTTCGTAACGGTTTTAATGTAGTATCTTCTTTTTGGGGACCACTTACCGAAGATATGAGTTTTGTAGATCATATCGAATTTGTAAAAGGACCTGCCGGATTTATGCTTTCCAGCGGAGATCCAAGCGGATTATATAATGTAGTTACTAAAAAACCAACCGGAATTACTAAAGGTGAAGTAAATTTAATGGGAGGAAGTTTTGATTTTTACAGAGCCAGTATAGACTTAGATGGCAAACTGGATAAGAAAGGAAAATTATTGTATCGTTTTAATGCCATGGGACAAAACAAAGGTTCTCACAGATCTTTTGAACAAAACGATCGCTACGTTATTGCCCCTGTTATCTCCTATCAATTGGATGATAAAACCAAAATTACAGCTGAATATAACTATCAAAGAGCCAACATGACCGAAGTGGGTTCCTATTATGTATTTGGTAAAGATGGATACGCAACAACACCTAGAAATTTCACAATGACACAACCTGGTTTACCGGATACAAAAATTAACGATCATAGTGCTTACTTTTTGTTTGAACACAATTTTAACAGCAAATGGAAACTTACAGCACAAACATCTTATTTTAAATACATGCAACAAGGTTACAGTTCCTGGCCTGCTGCTGTAGGACCACTTAGTATTGATACTAATAACGATAATATTCCTGATACTCAAGTGTTAGATTCAGGCGAAATAATTAGAGGAGTGAGCATTTGGGATGCCGATAGTAATATGTACTTAGGACAACTATTTGTTAACGGAAAATTCAACACAGGATCAGTAACACACAAAGTATTAGGAGGAATCGATTTAGGAAGTAAAGATTATATGGCCGATTGGGGACAATCGCACGCTTTAGATACTTTTGAAGACCCTTTTAATGTAAACAATCCTGATTATGGAACTCCAGCTAACGGAATGCCTAATTTTGATCGTGAAACACCACTGAAAGAAAGAGCCGGAGGATTATACGGTTCAGAATACGCAGCCGGTTATATTCAGGATGAAATGGGATTTTTTGAAAATAAAATCAGATTGACACTTGCAGCCAGATATACCTGGATAAATCAAACCAGTAGTTATAGTGCTCCTGCTTCAGACAGTCATATTACACCTCGTGCCGGATTAAGTATTTCACTTACACCTAATACTGCAATTTACGGTTTGTACGATCAGGCATTTACTCCTCAAGCTGGAATTGTCAGAGAAGGAAGTGTAAAACCACTGACAGGTAATAATGTCGAATTCGGAATTAAAAGAGATTGGTTTGACGGAGCATGGAGTACCACATTTTCTGCATACAGCATCTTGAAGAAAAATGAGTTAACTGCAGATCCTGCAAACACTCCAGGACAAAATTTTAGTGTGGTTTTAGGTGAAAAAAGAGCGCGTGGTATAGAGGTTGACCTAAGAGGTAAAATTGTAGAAGGCTTGAACTTGATTGCTAATTATGCTTTTACTGAATCTACAGTAAAAAGTTCTAATGTACCTTCTATTGTTGCCGGTTCTACGGTTCCTGGTTTTGCTAAACACACCGCAAATGCCTGGCTAAACTACACTGTTGTAAACGGAAAACTAAAAGGATTAGGTGCCTCTATTGGAGTAACTTATTTGGCAGGTCGTCAAACCGATACCTGGAGTGTAGGACTTGAAAAACTACCTAATTACTTCAAAATGGATGGTGGACTATCCTACGAAACAGGGAAGCTTAAGTTTACAGCCAATATGTTTAATATTCTTGACAAATATCTATACAGTGGTTCTTACTATGCCTGGTTAGGTGCTTACTACTGGCAATCTGAAGCTCCAAGAAATATTAGAGTTGGCGTTACTTACAAATTTTAA
- the msrB gene encoding peptide-methionine (R)-S-oxide reductase MsrB translates to MLNWNDLIKFATHGNPTPLKRVEKTELEWKSELSDEEYYVTRQKGTERAHSSEMCNLFEAGKYACKCCKTPLFDSTTKFQSGTGWPSFTQPIVIENVAYNKDVSYGMIRIECVCNICDAHLGHVFPDGPEPSGLRYCINAVSLEKIKE, encoded by the coding sequence ATGCTAAACTGGAACGATCTTATAAAATTTGCCACACATGGCAATCCTACTCCACTAAAAAGAGTAGAGAAAACAGAACTGGAATGGAAATCAGAATTGAGCGATGAAGAATATTATGTGACGCGTCAAAAAGGAACCGAAAGAGCGCATAGTTCTGAAATGTGTAATCTTTTTGAAGCCGGAAAATATGCCTGCAAATGTTGCAAAACGCCCCTTTTTGATTCTACAACTAAATTTCAAAGCGGAACAGGTTGGCCATCCTTTACACAGCCTATAGTTATTGAAAATGTAGCCTATAACAAAGATGTGAGTTATGGAATGATTCGCATTGAATGTGTTTGTAATATTTGTGATGCACATCTAGGACATGTCTTTCCTGATGGACCGGAACCAAGTGGTTTACGCTATTGCATCAACGCTGTTTCTTTAGAAAAAATAAAAGAATAA
- a CDS encoding FGGY-family carbohydrate kinase: MNAVAIFDIGKTNKKAFLFNESYQIVWENSVNLPETVDENGFPCEDIVALKDWFLGCWEQMKSQTQYNLKAVNFSTYGASFVYVDEEGNPLTPLYNYLRPYPENLKNEFYSKYKGEEAFAVKTASPVLGSLNSGMQIYRLKYENPEVFNKVKHCLHLPQYMSFLLTKEGFTDITSIGCHTNLWNFNKMKYHKWIKKEGITEKLPPIHDSEDAITVEGDIAVGIGLHDSSSALIPYIINFEDPFVLLSTGTWVITMNPFNSKKLTFEELQNDCLCFLHYKGKPVKASRLFAGNEHEIQSVKLAKHFNAPIDSYKHVLYDKDIITKLRAKFKQYTKEDSDILKDCPFNERELSDFENYDEGYHQLMLDLIAQQIVSTQLVIHNSPVKKVFVDGGFSKNSIYMNLLAEAFPEMEVYAASMAQASSLGAALAIHKNWNTKPIQNDLIDLKFYKH, encoded by the coding sequence ATGAATGCAGTAGCCATTTTCGATATTGGAAAAACAAATAAAAAAGCCTTTCTATTCAATGAAAGTTATCAAATTGTTTGGGAAAATTCAGTAAACCTTCCTGAAACAGTTGATGAAAACGGATTTCCATGCGAAGATATTGTAGCACTAAAAGACTGGTTTTTGGGATGTTGGGAACAGATGAAATCTCAAACCCAATACAACTTAAAAGCAGTTAATTTTAGTACTTATGGTGCTAGTTTTGTATATGTTGACGAAGAAGGAAATCCTTTGACGCCATTGTACAATTATCTTAGACCATATCCTGAAAATCTTAAAAATGAGTTTTATTCTAAATACAAAGGGGAAGAAGCTTTCGCAGTGAAAACTGCTTCTCCGGTTTTAGGAAGCTTGAATTCAGGAATGCAAATTTACCGTTTGAAATATGAAAACCCGGAGGTTTTCAATAAGGTAAAACACTGTTTGCATTTGCCGCAATACATGAGTTTTCTTTTAACCAAAGAAGGATTTACTGATATCACCAGCATTGGTTGTCATACTAATCTTTGGAATTTCAATAAAATGAAATACCACAAATGGATTAAAAAAGAAGGGATAACTGAAAAGCTGCCTCCAATTCACGATTCTGAAGACGCTATTACTGTTGAAGGTGATATCGCAGTAGGGATTGGGTTGCATGACAGTTCTTCGGCTTTGATTCCTTACATTATCAATTTTGAAGATCCGTTTGTATTGTTGTCAACTGGGACCTGGGTAATTACAATGAATCCATTTAATTCTAAAAAGCTTACCTTTGAGGAATTGCAAAACGATTGCTTGTGCTTTTTGCATTACAAAGGAAAACCGGTTAAGGCTTCCCGTTTGTTTGCAGGAAATGAGCATGAAATTCAATCGGTAAAATTGGCAAAGCATTTTAATGCTCCAATTGATTCTTACAAACACGTTCTTTACGATAAAGACATCATTACTAAGTTGAGAGCTAAATTCAAACAATATACTAAGGAAGATAGTGATATTCTAAAAGATTGTCCTTTCAATGAGAGAGAGCTATCTGATTTTGAAAATTACGATGAAGGGTATCACCAATTAATGTTGGATTTAATTGCCCAACAAATTGTTTCGACTCAATTAGTGATTCATAACAGTCCGGTAAAGAAAGTTTTTGTAGACGGAGGTTTCAGTAAAAATTCGATTTATATGAATTTGTTAGCCGAAGCTTTCCCTGAAATGGAAGTTTACGCAGCGTCAATGGCGCAAGCCAGTTCGTTAGGAGCTGCCTTAGCCATTCATAAAAATTGGAATACAAAACCAATTCAAAATGATTTAATTGATTTAAAATTTTACAAACATTAA
- a CDS encoding SDR family NAD(P)-dependent oxidoreductase, whose product MSAKTAIVTGGNSGLGFATAKKLCDNGVKTYIIGRSKDKTEEACAEIGSNAIPVIFDLNNLEGIPAMIAEIAKDAPIDILVNNAGINLKKEFTDVTDEDFLSVIHTNLLSVFSVSREVVKNMKEHKNGSIVNISSMASQYGIPKVIAYSASKGAIEAMTRAMAVELATFGIRVNCIAPGFIKTKMSAKALDTDPERKNKVLGRTPMGFLGEPDDIADAAYFYATAESKYVTGTVLPVDGGNSIGF is encoded by the coding sequence ATGAGTGCTAAAACAGCAATTGTTACCGGAGGAAATTCAGGATTAGGATTTGCAACAGCAAAAAAATTATGCGACAACGGTGTTAAAACCTATATAATTGGACGCTCGAAAGATAAAACGGAGGAAGCCTGTGCTGAAATAGGGAGTAATGCCATTCCTGTAATTTTTGATTTGAACAATTTAGAAGGAATTCCAGCCATGATTGCCGAAATTGCTAAAGATGCCCCAATTGATATTTTAGTTAATAATGCCGGTATCAATTTGAAAAAAGAATTTACTGATGTTACCGATGAGGATTTTCTGTCTGTGATACACACGAATCTTTTAAGCGTTTTTTCTGTAAGCAGAGAGGTTGTAAAAAACATGAAAGAACACAAAAACGGAAGCATTGTAAACATTAGTTCGATGGCTTCTCAATACGGAATCCCAAAGGTAATTGCTTATAGTGCAAGTAAAGGAGCTATTGAAGCAATGACCCGCGCTATGGCAGTAGAGTTGGCTACTTTTGGAATTCGTGTAAACTGTATTGCTCCGGGATTTATCAAAACTAAAATGTCTGCCAAAGCTTTAGATACTGATCCGGAAAGAAAAAACAAGGTTTTAGGAAGAACTCCAATGGGATTTTTAGGCGAACCGGATGATATTGCCGATGCTGCTTATTTTTATGCTACAGCCGAATCTAAATATGTAACCGGAACGGTTTTACCGGTGGATGGTGGAAATAGTATCGGATTTTAG